The following proteins come from a genomic window of Pyxidicoccus sp. MSG2:
- a CDS encoding chemotaxis protein CheB — protein MDSDNPTGLRPESLRGRIDAVVVGTSAGGVEALGVLLPALPPGFRPAVLVVVHQPRERRSLLADIFAPRCALPVSEAQDKEPVRPGTICFAPPDYHLLVDKGPSLALSADEPVHFSRPSIDVLFESAADVYGERLAGVVLTGANADGAQGLVAVREAGGVTLVQAPATAQVSTMPLAALARGPADFVLSLEQLARVLAAMGGAREG, from the coding sequence GTGGACTCCGACAACCCCACCGGCCTCCGCCCCGAGTCGCTCCGCGGCCGCATCGACGCCGTGGTGGTGGGGACGTCCGCGGGAGGCGTGGAGGCGCTGGGCGTCCTGCTGCCCGCGCTGCCCCCGGGCTTCCGGCCCGCCGTCCTCGTCGTCGTCCACCAGCCGCGAGAGCGGCGCAGCCTGCTGGCCGACATCTTCGCGCCCCGGTGCGCGCTGCCGGTGTCCGAGGCGCAGGACAAGGAGCCGGTGCGGCCCGGCACCATCTGCTTCGCGCCGCCGGACTACCACCTGCTGGTGGACAAGGGGCCGAGCCTCGCGCTGTCGGCGGATGAGCCGGTGCACTTCTCCCGGCCCTCCATCGACGTGCTCTTCGAGTCGGCCGCGGACGTCTACGGCGAGCGCCTGGCGGGCGTCGTGCTCACGGGCGCCAATGCGGACGGGGCGCAGGGGCTGGTCGCCGTGCGCGAGGCGGGCGGCGTCACGCTGGTGCAGGCGCCCGCCACCGCCCAGGTCTCCACCATGCCGCTGGCGGCGCTGGCGCGCGGCCCGGCTGATTTCGTTCTCTCTCTGGAACAGCTGGCGCGCGTGCTCGCGGCCATGGGGGGCGCGCGTGAAGGCTGA
- a CDS encoding ADYC domain-containing protein has product MNAPRLSLFPVFCLLLTPSAFAADSVGSLSWNAKPDADHYARRCQARTSERGLAPVGTLLWGTKRAWDGGQKTDERRSVLVSIDSEHLLQANAHVKAVRLLEGRLVTSPDETRGLVGTVFQGTSGDGRPVEVAICGAEPAPSDPEVMWYRIEAWNPGAREWENPCISNGYVPDPRAMVVQGLWTTRGDHQDAPGRLTLACELGAISKCINWGYKPWEVRQGRSLADLHQACTRMARADYCGDGRSHTPEYTTIDMYDALGVLSRTAKSSASWDLSRASFEAAWAPDGATCLARTRDGRSVASILAECPGRFHVARAVDLGAGDHCTVQREGLSADAVLLRNHSYEQL; this is encoded by the coding sequence ATGAACGCGCCGAGGCTGTCCTTGTTTCCTGTGTTCTGCCTGCTGCTCACCCCGTCCGCCTTCGCCGCCGACTCGGTCGGCTCACTGTCCTGGAACGCGAAACCGGACGCGGACCACTACGCGCGCCGGTGCCAGGCCCGGACATCCGAGCGCGGCCTCGCTCCCGTCGGTACGCTCCTGTGGGGCACGAAGCGTGCGTGGGACGGCGGGCAGAAGACAGACGAGCGGCGCAGCGTGCTCGTTTCCATCGACAGCGAGCACCTCCTCCAGGCAAACGCCCACGTGAAGGCCGTACGACTGCTCGAAGGTCGTCTCGTGACCTCGCCGGATGAAACTCGCGGTCTCGTGGGCACCGTGTTCCAGGGCACCTCCGGAGATGGCAGGCCGGTGGAGGTGGCCATCTGCGGCGCGGAGCCCGCTCCCTCGGACCCCGAGGTGATGTGGTACCGCATCGAAGCGTGGAACCCGGGAGCGCGGGAGTGGGAGAACCCATGCATCTCCAACGGCTACGTGCCAGACCCTCGGGCCATGGTGGTGCAGGGCCTCTGGACTACCCGCGGGGACCACCAGGATGCGCCGGGAAGGCTGACATTGGCGTGCGAGCTCGGCGCCATCAGCAAGTGCATCAACTGGGGCTACAAGCCGTGGGAGGTACGCCAAGGCAGGTCGCTGGCCGACCTCCACCAGGCCTGCACGCGCATGGCCCGCGCGGACTACTGCGGTGACGGGCGCAGCCACACGCCCGAGTACACCACCATCGACATGTACGACGCGCTCGGCGTGCTCTCCCGGACGGCAAAGTCCTCCGCCTCGTGGGACCTTTCGCGCGCCTCGTTCGAAGCGGCCTGGGCACCAGACGGAGCGACCTGCCTCGCCCGCACACGGGATGGGCGCTCGGTGGCGTCCATCCTCGCTGAGTGCCCCGGACGCTTCCACGTCGCCCGCGCGGTGGACCTCGGTGCCGGCGACCATTGCACCGTGCAGCGCGAGGGCTTGAGTGCCGACGCGGTGCTGCTGCGCAACCACTCATACGAGCAACTCTGA
- a CDS encoding CheR family methyltransferase encodes MSIKEADIELRLLLDAIYLKYHYDFRGYAMASLKRRMTLAASHFGCRTLSQLQDRLLHEPPLFPALLDYLTVQVSEMFRDPSYFRALRTSVVPFLRTYPSLKVWVAGCSTGEEVYSLAILLREEGLLERTLIYATDINTNALQKAEAGVYSVDRIATFTQNHAASGASTSLSDYYTAAYGNAVFDRSLKKHVVFSDHSLATDSVFAEVQLLSCRNVLIYFNSELQERALGLFTESLCRKGFLGLGARESLRFSQHASSFSAVSREDRIFQKG; translated from the coding sequence ATGTCCATCAAGGAAGCGGACATCGAGCTGCGGCTCCTGCTCGATGCCATCTATCTGAAGTACCACTACGACTTCCGCGGCTATGCCATGGCGTCGCTCAAGCGGCGCATGACACTGGCCGCGAGCCACTTCGGCTGCCGCACCCTGTCTCAGCTCCAGGACCGGCTGCTGCACGAGCCCCCGCTCTTCCCGGCGCTGCTGGACTACCTCACCGTGCAGGTGAGCGAGATGTTCAGGGACCCGTCGTACTTCCGCGCGCTGCGCACCAGCGTCGTCCCGTTCCTGAGGACGTACCCGTCCCTGAAGGTCTGGGTTGCGGGGTGCAGCACCGGCGAGGAGGTGTACTCGCTGGCCATCCTCCTGCGGGAGGAGGGGCTCTTGGAGCGCACGCTCATCTACGCGACGGACATCAACACCAACGCGCTGCAGAAGGCGGAGGCCGGCGTCTACTCCGTGGACCGCATCGCCACCTTCACGCAGAACCACGCCGCGTCCGGCGCGAGCACGTCGCTGTCCGACTACTACACGGCCGCCTATGGCAACGCCGTCTTCGACAGGTCCCTGAAGAAGCACGTCGTCTTCTCGGACCACAGCCTCGCCACCGACAGCGTGTTCGCGGAGGTGCAGCTGCTCTCCTGCCGCAACGTGCTCATCTACTTCAACAGCGAGCTGCAGGAGCGCGCGCTGGGGTTGTTCACCGAGTCGCTCTGCCGCAAGGGGTTCCTGGGCCTGGGGGCTCGCGAGTCCCTGCGCTTCTCCCAACATGCCTCGTCCTTCTCGGCGGTTTCCCGCGAGGACCGCATCTTCCAGAAGGGGTAG
- a CDS encoding CHAT domain-containing tetratricopeptide repeat protein, which produces MWRVRGGAVVVILCCLAGLAAVVARPDARLLEARAVFDEAARLEQDGRYIEAIPASEHALALRAAALGDTHPEVAVSLDQLGHLLMLSGDSVRPGPLLQRALDIQQAVLAKHHPELAQTLTHLAILHDTQGHTAQAESLFERALEATQGASPIQVANALDNLAVFHASQRRYPQAEREHLRARAILEAELGPHHPDVARAYSNLARVYSAQGLHARAEPLYQQALAILETSLGRNHPEVARALNRLGRHYATLGLETKAEPLHARALAIQQAALGANHPEVADTLSNLARLYSRQGQDARAEPLHRRALDIRLSTFGENHPDVAWSLHSLGSLYSRQGRYELAGPLLWQALLIEEAALGQEHPDLTCTLNNLGLFHAQQGHPDRAEPFLRRALDIQQTALGPNHPDVAQALDNLAWVLVAQDRHTEAVPLLLRSLEISEEFLRREAPYLSESHLSSFFQRLRENEERLHALRRAHPSDASVQRLAFTSVLLRKGRSAEELAARYRAIHDSLDPGDRDALQRLRELRSELAELSFGGPRKLSPNEYRQRMKDVANRGDALEAALATRSAPLRALTARVAPADLVDQVAAVLPLDSALLEWVAYRDLPRVTGGLPSQSPGQLRYLALLLFPDGSIRAVDLGPGDRIDSAVTKLYEALAWRDSEYRLPSRALYLLTVQPLLPLPGQVRRLVLAPDGQLGQVSFEALHDGQHYLLDRFELSYVISGRDLLPRARSVSPASSVAVFAPSFASTRSAGEEVLASLPGTREEALSIQRQFPGTRLYLGPEATKQNLFQLLTPGILHIAAHGSFNQNEGAAEGTRALGHFGGLHGGAPRLLPDDPLLRSSLILSDVRGGRGDSSRATALEVAGLDLWGTQLVVMSACESGRGDVTLGEGILGLRRAFLIAGAETVVMSLWKVNDDSTRLLMGAYYRHLRAGRGRTEALHLAMREVRETHPHPYYWAPFISVGRDTPLQLTPSIR; this is translated from the coding sequence ATGTGGCGAGTGCGCGGAGGGGCGGTGGTCGTCATCCTGTGCTGTCTGGCGGGACTGGCGGCTGTCGTGGCACGGCCGGATGCGAGGTTGCTCGAAGCCCGTGCGGTCTTCGACGAGGCAGCGAGGCTCGAGCAGGACGGCAGGTACATAGAAGCCATTCCAGCCAGTGAGCACGCGCTCGCGCTGCGAGCAGCGGCGCTCGGCGACACGCATCCGGAGGTGGCCGTCAGCCTGGACCAACTGGGCCACCTGCTCATGTTGAGCGGAGACTCCGTGCGCCCCGGTCCCCTCCTCCAGCGCGCACTCGACATCCAGCAAGCGGTGCTGGCGAAGCACCACCCCGAGCTCGCCCAGACGCTCACCCACCTCGCCATCCTCCACGACACCCAGGGACACACGGCCCAAGCGGAGTCACTGTTCGAGCGCGCCCTCGAAGCCACCCAGGGCGCCAGCCCCATCCAGGTCGCCAACGCCCTCGACAACCTCGCGGTCTTCCACGCCAGCCAGCGCCGCTACCCCCAGGCCGAGCGGGAGCATCTGCGCGCACGCGCCATCCTCGAGGCGGAGCTCGGCCCCCACCATCCGGACGTGGCTCGCGCATACAGCAACCTCGCGCGCGTCTACTCCGCCCAGGGACTCCATGCGCGGGCCGAGCCGCTGTATCAGCAGGCCCTCGCCATCCTGGAGACCTCACTCGGCAGGAATCATCCCGAGGTGGCACGGGCGCTCAACAGGCTGGGCCGCCACTACGCAACCCTGGGCCTGGAGACGAAGGCCGAGCCGCTCCATGCGCGCGCACTCGCCATCCAGCAGGCGGCGCTCGGCGCGAATCACCCCGAAGTGGCGGACACGCTCAGCAACCTCGCGCGGCTCTACTCCCGCCAGGGACAGGATGCGCGAGCCGAGCCGCTGCACCGGCGCGCGCTCGATATCCGGCTGAGCACTTTCGGGGAGAACCATCCCGACGTCGCCTGGTCACTCCACAGTCTCGGCAGCCTCTACTCGCGCCAGGGCCGGTACGAGCTCGCCGGTCCGCTGCTCTGGCAGGCGCTCCTCATCGAGGAGGCCGCGCTGGGGCAGGAGCATCCCGACCTCACCTGCACGCTCAACAATCTCGGTCTCTTCCATGCGCAGCAGGGGCATCCCGACCGGGCGGAGCCGTTCCTCAGGCGTGCGCTCGACATCCAGCAGACCGCGCTCGGGCCGAATCATCCCGACGTGGCCCAGGCGCTCGACAACCTCGCCTGGGTCCTCGTCGCCCAGGACCGGCACACCGAGGCCGTGCCGCTGCTCCTGCGTTCGCTGGAAATCTCCGAGGAGTTCTTGCGCCGCGAGGCACCGTACCTCTCCGAGTCACACCTCTCGTCCTTCTTCCAGCGCCTCCGCGAGAACGAGGAGCGCCTCCATGCCCTGCGGCGCGCGCACCCCTCAGACGCCAGCGTGCAGCGTCTGGCCTTCACGTCCGTGCTGCTGAGAAAAGGCCGCTCCGCCGAGGAGCTCGCGGCCCGCTATCGCGCCATCCACGACAGCCTCGACCCCGGGGACCGCGACGCCCTCCAGCGGCTGCGCGAGCTCCGAAGCGAGCTGGCCGAGCTGTCGTTCGGAGGTCCCCGCAAGCTGTCGCCCAACGAGTATCGGCAGCGGATGAAGGACGTCGCGAACCGGGGAGACGCGCTCGAAGCAGCGCTCGCGACGCGCTCCGCGCCCCTGCGTGCACTGACCGCTCGGGTGGCCCCGGCGGACCTCGTCGACCAGGTCGCCGCCGTGCTTCCCCTCGACAGCGCGCTCCTGGAATGGGTGGCGTACAGGGACCTGCCGCGCGTGACGGGCGGCCTTCCGTCCCAGTCTCCCGGACAGCTCCGCTACCTGGCCCTGCTGCTCTTCCCGGACGGGAGCATCCGCGCCGTGGACCTCGGCCCCGGGGACCGCATCGACAGTGCCGTCACGAAGCTGTACGAGGCCCTGGCCTGGCGCGACAGCGAATACCGACTTCCCTCGCGCGCCCTCTATCTGCTGACCGTCCAGCCGCTGCTGCCGCTCCCGGGGCAGGTCCGGCGCCTCGTCCTCGCACCGGACGGCCAGCTGGGCCAGGTGTCCTTCGAGGCGCTTCACGACGGCCAGCACTACCTCCTCGACCGCTTCGAGCTCTCCTACGTCATCTCGGGCAGGGACCTGCTGCCCCGCGCGCGGAGCGTCTCTCCGGCGAGCTCCGTGGCCGTCTTCGCTCCCAGCTTCGCCTCCACGCGGAGCGCTGGCGAGGAGGTCCTGGCCTCCCTGCCCGGCACCCGCGAGGAGGCCCTGTCCATCCAGCGCCAGTTCCCCGGGACCCGGCTCTACCTGGGACCTGAAGCCACGAAGCAGAACCTCTTCCAGCTCCTCACGCCCGGCATCCTCCATATCGCCGCCCATGGCTCCTTCAATCAGAACGAAGGCGCGGCGGAAGGCACGCGGGCCCTGGGCCACTTCGGTGGCCTCCATGGCGGCGCTCCCCGCCTGCTCCCCGACGACCCGCTGCTCCGCTCCAGCCTCATCCTCTCGGATGTGCGTGGCGGCAGGGGCGACAGCTCACGCGCCACGGCCCTCGAGGTGGCGGGGCTCGACTTGTGGGGCACCCAGCTCGTCGTCATGTCCGCGTGTGAAAGCGGCCGCGGCGACGTGACGCTCGGTGAAGGCATCCTGGGCCTGCGCCGCGCCTTCCTCATCGCCGGCGCGGAGACCGTCGTGATGAGCCTCTGGAAGGTGAACGACGACAGCACCCGCCTGCTCATGGGGGCCTACTACCGCCACCTGCGCGCCGGAAGGGGCCGCACGGAAGCACTGCACCTCGCCATGCGCGAGGTGCGCGAGACGCACCCCCACCCCTATTACTGGGCGCCGTTCATCTCGGTGGGCCGCGACACACCGTTGCAGCTCACCCCCTCCATCCGCTGA
- a CDS encoding ADYC domain-containing protein yields MKALKKSLLTSVCLLLTSPVFAAAPAHISASQARPDSVVASLTVADRYALRCKGQAPQRTDKIQGTELWGTKRAWDVEQKTDERNSVLTFIDGDAVRKAPDDVKAVRVREGRLHAWPDASSNVVGMVLQGADSDGNPVEVAICGAEPSADDPSVEWYRIEAWNPVAQEWENPCQSKGGAQTPRAMAVGGIWDTRGAHQDAPGKVTLACELGAISKCINWGYKPWGERDGKSLAGMHQACTRMARADYCGNGRSRTLNGTVIDMYDSFGMQTRMTKASSSWDPALASFEAAWGPDGATCMARTRYGEPLETILQECPGRFSTGAVDLGGEDRCTVRREGMSPETVLLRNRSYDGH; encoded by the coding sequence ATGAAAGCGCTCAAGAAGTCCCTGCTCACCTCCGTGTGCCTGCTGCTCACGTCGCCGGTGTTCGCAGCCGCCCCGGCGCACATCTCCGCCTCCCAGGCGCGGCCCGACAGCGTCGTCGCCTCGCTGACGGTCGCCGACCGCTACGCCCTCCGCTGCAAGGGCCAGGCTCCCCAGCGGACGGACAAGATCCAGGGCACCGAGCTGTGGGGCACGAAGCGTGCGTGGGACGTCGAGCAGAAGACGGACGAGCGGAACAGCGTGCTCACCTTCATCGACGGCGACGCGGTGCGGAAGGCCCCTGACGACGTGAAGGCGGTGCGGGTGCGGGAAGGGCGCCTGCATGCCTGGCCGGATGCATCCAGCAACGTCGTCGGGATGGTGCTCCAGGGAGCCGACAGTGACGGCAACCCGGTGGAGGTGGCCATCTGCGGCGCGGAGCCCTCGGCGGATGACCCCTCGGTGGAGTGGTACCGCATCGAGGCGTGGAACCCGGTGGCGCAGGAGTGGGAGAACCCGTGTCAGTCCAAAGGCGGGGCGCAGACGCCTCGGGCCATGGCGGTGGGCGGCATCTGGGACACGCGCGGGGCGCACCAGGATGCGCCGGGGAAGGTGACGCTGGCGTGCGAGCTCGGCGCCATCAGCAAGTGCATCAACTGGGGCTACAAGCCGTGGGGCGAACGTGACGGGAAGTCGCTGGCCGGCATGCATCAGGCCTGCACGCGCATGGCTCGTGCGGACTACTGCGGCAATGGCCGGAGCCGCACGTTGAACGGCACCGTCATCGACATGTACGACAGCTTCGGTATGCAGACGCGGATGACGAAGGCCTCGTCGTCCTGGGACCCGGCGCTCGCCTCGTTCGAGGCGGCCTGGGGGCCGGATGGCGCGACGTGCATGGCGCGCACCCGGTATGGCGAGCCGCTGGAGACCATCCTTCAGGAGTGCCCGGGCAGATTCAGCACGGGAGCGGTGGACCTGGGTGGCGAGGACCGCTGCACGGTGCGGCGCGAAGGCATGAGCCCCGAGACGGTGCTGCTGCGTAACCGCTCGTACGACGGCCACTGA
- a CDS encoding hybrid sensor histidine kinase/response regulator, with amino-acid sequence MTPRVKCLLVDDLDENLIALGALLRRDDVEVLQARSGAAALELLLGHDDIALAFLDVQMPEMDGFELAELMRGMERTRHIPIIFVTAGASDQRRLFKGYDAGAVDFLYKPLEPHVLRNKAEVFFQLHRQKQQLAHQLRELTETLRLNEMFTAVLGHDLRNPLSAILTAADLLQRRSEDEAVRRSAGRMLASGKRMGRMIEDVLDLARARLAGGIPLRRAETDFGQLVLRMVQEHQTSFPQHRIDVRQEGNLVGDWDADRLAQVASNLIGNALQHGDASAPVQLRLDGMDAESVTFTVANKGVIPRELQPFLFDPFRGGAQQRGRTGGLGLGLYIVQQIIQAHHGSVDVESGAGPHTVFRVVLPRRGNEVVRL; translated from the coding sequence ATGACTCCACGGGTGAAGTGCCTCCTCGTCGATGACCTCGACGAAAACCTCATCGCGCTCGGGGCGCTGCTGCGCCGGGACGACGTGGAGGTGCTCCAGGCGCGCTCGGGCGCCGCCGCGCTCGAGCTGCTGCTCGGGCACGACGACATCGCGCTGGCGTTCCTGGACGTGCAGATGCCGGAGATGGATGGCTTCGAGCTGGCGGAGCTGATGCGGGGCATGGAGCGCACCCGGCACATCCCCATCATCTTCGTCACCGCCGGGGCCAGCGACCAGCGGCGGCTCTTCAAGGGGTACGACGCCGGCGCGGTGGACTTCCTCTACAAGCCGCTGGAGCCGCACGTCCTGCGCAACAAGGCGGAGGTCTTCTTCCAGCTCCACCGGCAGAAGCAGCAACTGGCGCACCAGCTCCGGGAGCTGACCGAGACGCTGCGGCTCAACGAGATGTTCACCGCGGTGCTCGGGCACGACTTGCGCAACCCGCTGAGCGCCATCCTCACCGCGGCGGACCTGCTCCAGCGCCGCTCCGAGGACGAGGCCGTCCGCCGGAGCGCGGGGCGGATGCTGGCCAGCGGCAAGCGGATGGGGCGGATGATTGAGGACGTGCTCGACCTGGCGCGGGCACGGCTGGCGGGCGGCATCCCCCTGCGGCGCGCGGAGACGGACTTCGGGCAGCTCGTCCTGCGCATGGTGCAGGAGCACCAGACCTCCTTCCCCCAGCACCGCATCGACGTGCGGCAGGAGGGCAACCTGGTGGGCGACTGGGACGCGGACCGGCTGGCGCAGGTGGCGTCGAACCTCATCGGCAATGCGCTCCAGCACGGGGACGCCAGCGCGCCCGTCCAGTTGCGGCTCGACGGGATGGATGCGGAGTCGGTGACGTTCACCGTCGCCAACAAGGGCGTCATCCCCCGGGAGCTGCAGCCCTTCCTCTTCGACCCGTTCCGGGGCGGAGCGCAGCAGCGCGGGCGCACGGGAGGCCTGGGGCTGGGCCTCTACATCGTTCAGCAAATCATCCAGGCCCACCACGGCAGCGTGGACGTGGAGTCGGGGGCGGGGCCGCACACGGTGTTCCGGGTGGTGCTGCCCCGCCGGGGCAACGAGGTCGTCAGGCTCTGA